The genomic interval GCAGGAGGACACAAAAAAATCAAATATTTCATTCAATTTAAATTTGTTTATCCTGTAGGCGTTTATTTCTCTTGCTTCGTTGCTAACCGCAATTACTTTTAGTCCATATTGCAATTTTATTTTTTTAATAAAGGCAATCATTTCCAAATCAGGCGTGGATAAGGAGAATATGAAGTCTTTGAACTGGTCGGGGGTAAAATCCCTTTTTTGATAGAATACCATCCGATCAAGATATTCGTTGAACGTTATCCTTCCTTCTTCATACGTTACAAACAGGAGGCCGTGGCGGTTTTCCATTTCATTCGCATCCAGGTGAAAATGTTCAGCAGCCCGCTGCCTGAATTTGTAATCCCATCCGTTTGAGAGCAATACACCTCCGATATCTAAAAATAAACAACTAATAGCATTCATATTATTATTTTTTTAAAGCTTCCTTTTTATTATTGCATCAAAAACAATAGAATAAATCAAATCTATAAATACTATTGCCCATGCACTGTAGCAAAAATTACAAATTCAGGTGAAATCCTTATCAGAAAGGTAATCTGATGGCTTGTGACAATTTTACTGTACAAGCAGTTACCTGCCTAGCGTGAGTTTATCACGAAATAAGGTGTAAGACAAAGACATCAAGTTGCAATCCAATGATTTGTATCGGGTTGCGACTTTTTTTGTCTAAAAAATTATGTATACACTGAATAATACTATATTTATATTGCATTATATGCCTGTATATACTATTATACACGGAGTATTAATCTATTACGTATACACTAACAACTAATAGCCATGGCTACCATTCAATCTAAAAACTCCAGAGGTTATAAATATTGGTATATTGTCGAATCGCGGCGCGTTAACGGCAAGCCCAGGCCCATCGTCCTGGCCTATCTTGGCAAGGCAGACGATTTATTAAAACAACTGCAAGGTCTTACCGAAAAATTACGGCTCAAATCTTATTCACATGGCGCGGTAGCCGCATTGCTAAGTGTGGCCAATGCCCTGGACGTCCCTTCCGTGATTAATAAATATATAAAGTCGCCACGGCAGTATTGTGCTAAAAAACCTGTTCGAAATAATCTGACCGCCGGAAGTACCCTCTTGTTGGGTGCCGTGGGGAGAGTGTGTGTGCCTACCAGCAAAAGAGGATGGTGGGATTGGGCAAAGACGACTACTGCCGAATACTTACTCAGACACAGCTTGAGTAAAATAGACAGTCAGCATTTCTGGGATTTGATGGATGCACTTCCTGAAGAATCCATTGCAGAAATCGAGCGCGAATTAATTGAAAAGACATTTAAAACATACAACCTTCAAAGCGACACACTGTTTTTTGATACAACCAATTTTTTCACGTATATCGACACAACTAATCTGCGATGCACTATTGCCCGGCGGGGGAAAAACAAACAAAAGCGATACGATCTCAGGCAGGTCGGGTTGGCGATGGTCGTTACACGTAACGACATGATACCGTTGTTTCACCATACCTATCAGGGGAACATGGCGGATGCAAAGGTGTTCAGCGCGGTTCTTGAGACGATAAAAGACAGGATGACCGGATTAGGTTTCGACAGCAAAAAGCACACTATTGTTTTTGATCGTGGAAACAATTCCATGGACAATATGGCTATTGTAGAGAGATTGGCATTGCATTACGTTGGAGCGCTTACACCGTATCATCACAAGCAGTTGGTAGGGGATGCCATGTGTAATTTCAGGGAATATGACGTTGACGGCAGTAAGATACAGGTGTACCATGACAAACGGGTTATTTGGGGGCAGGAAAGAACCGTTGTCGTATTTATTTCCGAGAAATTAAAGGTTGGGCAATTAAGGGGAATGTCTCAGTCTCTGGAAAAGGCAGAACATCAGTTAAAGCTCTTACAGCAGCATCTGTGTAATCCAAAGGGAAAGATGCGGGACAAAGAGGGTCTGGAGGATACGATAAGAAGTGTAGTGAAATGTCAATTTGCGAAGGATGTTATCGATTGGTCGTTAAAAGAGGTATCTGAAGGCAAGTTTCAATTGAATTTTTCAATCGACCAGAAAAAGCTCGAAGAAATAGAAGGGGAACTGGGGTTCAGGATTCTTATGACAGACCATCACGATTGGGATACCGCGGACATTATAAAAGCCTACTATGGGCAATCAAAAATTGAACATGCCTTTAGAAATCTCAAGAACCCCTATCACCTTGCTTTAAAACCGCAATTTCACTGGACGGATCAGAAAATCAGGGTGCATTTTTTTATTTGCGTCCTCGGATACCTAATGGCGGCGATTGTGTGGTATCAGGCAAAAGCGCACGCACAATTTAGTGGAACGTTAGATACCCTGTTAGACACCCTTAATAATATAAGGCTTTCTGCTATGCTTGAAGAAACAAAGGCCAGAGGGAGAGTTAAGGCTACCTACAAATTGGAAGAAATGTCCGACAAGGAATCTCTGTTGATGAATGCGTTAGGCATTATGGATTTCCACAAACATCGGCTGAAACTTCAAGGACTCAGTGTATACAATTGATGTTGTGCTTAACGCATTGACTGTATTTATGTTACGTTGCTTCATGCCTTATTTTGTGATAAACTCACGCTAGGGGGAATATCATTTCCCAATACCGGGCATTATATTTTAATGTCGCCTTTTTTATAATATGTCGCCATACACTCCAAATAATTATTAGTGGTATCCACTAGTCGCTGGTTTGCCATTTAACCTCTGCTTTTAATTGCTTTATAAATTCAGGAATATTTACATTTACCAATGGAGTACCCATTTTTCGTGTTCCTTCTGGTCTTAAGTCTGTAGATTCATTATTTTCTATTTCCATGAATATGTATTTACCTAAATCCAGCAAACAAGGCAAAGCCTTGTTGCAGGAATAGGATTGAAATGGTAGAATTTTCGAAGTATTCAGCGGTATATTGATAACAAAATACAGAAGAAAGGAGATTAGCCATTTCGATGTGGAATATAACAAAAGCCGACAACAAAATACAACCTAAAATCACCACAGAGATGAATGGGAAAGGATTAACAGTAAATGCAAGGCTTTTACCGGTATTAAATTTTATGGGTAAATAAATGTATGGCATACATGAAGAAGGGAGTAAGGGAGGTATTTCGCGGAGACAGTAGTTTTTTTGCCGGTGAATTGCTTGAATACCTTGAGTCAGTGCAGGCAGGATATTTGATTTTGGAAGTAAAGACGATGCGGTTGTGGTTAGTCATTATGGCAGGAAAATTGGTGGAGAGAAGCAGGCAATTGACATTAAAATTGCCGGAGAAATTTCTGCATAATGAAGAATGGAAAAAGTGGGAACGCATGTCGCTGGAAGTAGTGTTTCCATAGAAAATAAATCTTGTTTTTCGTTTTTTTGATTTTCTAAGAGCTGTAAGGATACCGCAGATAGGGACAGTATCGCCACATTCTGATTTTATAGCTTCCGGATGAATGATTCGGGCTAATCTTTATGTCTTTTTGTTTAAAGTAGCACAACTCAGCTACCACAATTGCTAAAAAACAGAGGTTTGTTATATGTTTTTTGCCAATTTTGGTATTGGAAAATACCGATTTTCATACTACGAAAATCGTTTGCGGAATTTAGGATTTACTCAATTTCGTAAGTGCTTTTCCTTTATGCACTGCAATATGGTCAGTCTTATCGCTTTGGATGGCATATTGGGGGTCTTCTTTGGAGGCGTGATGTGTGTAGCCCTTGTAATCAAAATCGGTGGTATGTATTTTTATAATCTTGCCTGATACATATCCGGCTTCAGAATTCCATTTTACATGGTCGCCTATTTTAAATGAGTGTTCCATTTTCTACATATCTTAATTGTTTGACTATTTGCCAATAAATCAAAGTATTCGTCATCTTCATTTTTGCCTCCATAGCCTTTGCCAACCGTTTCATGTTTTTCCTCAAATTCAATTCATTCAATCCATTTTACCGTTTTATAACCTAACTGATTTTCTACACGCAGTCTTAAAGGGGCGCCATATACTACAGAGAGCGGTCCATGATTCATTTCCCAAGCCAGATGGATGGTTGAGATGAGATGATAGGAAATTGCTTTTTTCTATCAGGCAGTCAGCTTAGCAAAAACAAAGAAAATTGCAAGTTTTTTTATTTTATCGACCCTACTGAACATCAAAGGAAAGAGAAATAAGAGAATAAGGCGGCGGGAGTCAAACCTTGATTAGTTATTAAACACTTAACAATAAAAGACAGTTTATGTTGCCTTGTCTTTGATGACAAGACAATGGCGTATAGCATTAAAGGAGCTTATTATCACCTCTTATCGTGCGCCAATGAGAGAAGAGATATTTTGCGGGACAATGATGATCGTGTTTTATTTCTGAAAACTTTAGGAAATATGTCGGACAGGTTTGAGGTTGAGGTTTACGCCTATGTTCTTATGGATAATCCTTATCATTTGCTACATGAGAAGATTTTCGTCACGGCCTTATTTTGGGTTCTCAGAAGTTTGCTGACCGTATAAAGTCCAAATATTTGTCAGAGAATCCTGATGTTGAAATTCCTCAAAAACGGCAAGTATCAAGAGATACCGATCCTGAAAACATTCTAAAGAAAGCTGCAAAGATTTTAAAATGCGATACAGACGTTTTTTTATACTCCTTTAGGATAAGTGATTCAAATAAACTAAATCGTGATTTATTAATCTATCTTTTATGAAGTACAGGTTGGCAGTACCTTTTAGTAGGGTGCCTTCCCGATTTTTTGTAAAAAAGAAAGCTGTTGGCGGATATTTTACTTGAATATGTATAAATTCATGAAGAGAGCATAGAGCATTCAAAATTCTTGTAACATTCTGGTTTTTTGAAAAGATCCAATAAAATCAAGGATTTCTGGTTTTATTGAGTAAGGAGTTTTTTTGTATTAAAACACATCCCTAAATTCCCTCTATCAGGAGAGCACTTTTTATCTCCCATCTAAAAAGAAGGGCCGGGGATGTGTAATGAGTTAGCTTATGGTCATGAAAAATTGCTGCTAAAATTTACAAAAAATCGGGAACGCTCCTGGTTGGTATGATAACCAGAAAGTCGGTGATTTGCTTGGTCTTGGTTATTCATCAATAAGTCGACGGGTAACTATTATGGAATCAACTATTTCGAAAGATGATGACATTAATGAAAGATTAACAAGGATTACTAATCAAGGTCTGACCCCATATTCATATTTGTCAAAGGCGTGATGTAGCTCCTACAGGAGAAAATTACTCTCCATGAAAACTCAAACCGTAGGTTTCAAACGCAGACCTTTTGGCACAAAAAATCTCTCCAAAGCCTCAAAACCACCTTGTACTATCAGAGCAAGTACGGCTGCCGGTACCGCCCCCTGTAGGATGAGTGAAATATTATCTAATCGAATACCGGTAAGAATTAATTGCCCATAACCACCGGCGCCTATAAGTGCACCTAATGTTGCCGTTCCCACATTAATCACAGCTGACGTCTTAATGCCTGCTAAAATAGATCGCGACGCCATTGGCAATTCCACCAACCTAAGCCGCGCTCCCGGTGGAAGCCCAAGTGCCTCTGCAGATTCTCGAATATGTGAAGGAATATCATGAAGACCTGTGTATGTATTCCGTACAATTGGCAGGAGACTATAGAGAAAAAGTGCCGTAATGGCCGGAGGTCCGCCAATACCCAGTAACGGAATCATAAAGACAAGAAGGGCCAGTGACGGAATGGTCTGGAGAACACCAACAATAGCAAGGATAATTTGTCCCAATGTTGTTCGCTTCGCAGAGACAATACCCAGTGGTATTGAAGTTAAAATGGCTGCTGATAACGAAATTGTGACCAAATAAAGATGTTCTGTGGTAAGGCGTAATAGGCGGCTAATAGCAGTTTCCTCATAAGATTCAGTTTCCAGAGATAAACTTTCCGATAAGAAGTCTGCAGCTATCCGATTTTCCGGTATCATTTCCATATTGGCACGAAAATTCATTTTGACCATTTCTAATCTAGAAATTTTATTTTCGATCTTTTTTAGAACAGTAACAACATGCGGAGCGCGTTCTTCTAAATCAGACCGATACAGGATTACGGCATTGTAAGCGGGAAAATGATTCATGTCGTCCTCTAATAAACGCAGATTATAATACCGGATTTTGGCGTCTGTTGAATAGGTATCAATCGCCTGAATAATGCCTTTTTCCAAGCCACGGTAGGCAAGATCATGATCCAAGCCTCTTACATTTTGCTGAGGTAGGTTGTAATGCCTGCGCAGGATTGGCCATCCGTCGCCCCTGTCCATGAACTCATTTCCAAAACCAAATTTCAAATCAGGGTGGCGTTGCAAGTCTGAGATCTTTCGAATTTTTAATTTTTCTGCAACTTCTTCCTTCATTCCGATAGCGTAGGTATTGTTAAAACCTAATGCATCTGTCATCTTAATCCCACGTTTGATTAAGGCTTGCCGGATCTCCTCCTCACTGCGTACTTCCTCACCTGCCAGAATTTCTTCACTAATCGTACCTGTATATTCAGGGTAAATATCAATTTCACATTTTAATAAAGCATTCCACAATACACGTGTGCCTCCCAGTTCTCGCAGGTAAATGGGCTGTTCTCCGGTACTTTTTAACAGATGATTCACTATCTCTCCCAATATTACAGATTCAGTGAACTTTTTTGAGCCAATTTTGATCTTAGGAGTGGAACTATATGCTGTAAGTGGAAAGAGATATGCAAAGACAGCGTTGCATAAAAACAAGTATATGACAAAAAAGTATGTTTTCATTAGAAGTCCTTTCTCATAACTTCCAAAGGACTTCGCTGAGCATTTATAAAGCAAGTAACAAATGAATCGGCCGGTGATTGTACGAGATCTTCGAGTGTGCCTTTCTGTAAAATTTTTCCATCCCGTAGTAAGGTAATAACATTGCCGAAAAATCCGGCTTCTGCTATATCATGAGTTACCAGAACAACTGTTTTACCAAGTGCCTGGAAGATCCTTTTCAAATCAACCTGCAGATCGGCCCGTATCATCGGATCAAGGGCGCCAAGGGGTTCATCTAACAGAAGTACGTCAGGGTCCAACATTAGTGCGCGCATCAAGCTCACCCGTTGCTGTTGGCCACCGGAAAGTTGTACTGGAAAACGATGAAGTCCGTCAGAAGGAAAATGCGTCAGTTCGGTTAGTTCGTTCAATCGTTTTCTTATACGTTCATTATCCCATCCCATGTAGCGTGCCATCAATGCTATATTGTCATACGCAGTAAGGTGCGGAAAAAGGCCTCCCCCCTGGATAACGTAACCCATCTTTCTTCTTAAGGTAATCACAACCTCAGGAATAATTTTAGTTTCCTCAAAATATATAGATCCGCTATCCGCTTGTAAAAGGCCTATGATCAGCCGAAGTATTGTAGATTTTCCACAGCCACTTGGACCAATCAATACAGTTGTTAGGCAGGCCGGAATGGTTAAATCAATGGATTTTAGCGCTCTGGTTTGACCAAAAATTTTTGAAACATTCTGCATTTTAATCATAAATAAATGCTCATGTGATCATTGCTTTGTTAAAAATCAACTGAACTCACAACGAAGTCTTTGTCTTATTGCATGGACTCTCACCTATTTGATCAAACAAAATGCTTGTCTTACGAAAATCCTTGAAACGAAACCTACTATCTTCAACGAAATCAAACAGGCAGCCACTCCTTACTCGAATTTGCCTCTACCAACGCCTTATCAAAGAACGAAAAACTCGCCAATGACTATTTTAAAATTAAATCCAACCGACTTAAAAAGAAATTGATCGTTTAATTTTTAACAAAGTAATGCTATTTATTCATCCAACAAAATACCCTTGTGGATATTTTGTTACGTTAAATTCCTGAACCTAATTTAATATTTATAATTGACTGAATGGCGGTAATCAATGCTGAAGGAAATATTCCGTACCAGATTAACAATACGGTCAGAATTGTTAATGCAATTCCGCCGCTCAATGGAAAAGAAATTTTTATCTTTAAAGACTTATCATATGATTCAACAACTTGTCTGTACATAGCGGTAATTATTCTTAAGTAATAGTATAATCCTACAGCACTGCTGACAACAAGCACGATCACCAAAAACCAGAGCGATGAATTAATTCCCGCCGCCAGTACATAATATTTACTAATAAAACCAATCGTGAGTGGAATTCCCGCTAAAGAAAAAAGCATCACAGTAAAAACTGCAGCAATTACAGGATGCGACCAGAACAATCCTTCATATTCCTTAATGTCTTCTGCTTCATGATCTTTAACAGACAGTACCGTAACAACTCCGAATGCACCCAGGGTAGTAATAAAGTACGCAACCAAATAAAATGTAACAGCCTGAATTCCTAAACTTCCGGTGGCTAAAAACGCAACAAGCACGTAACCAAGATGTGCGATAGATGAATACGCCAAAATTCGTTTTATATTATTTTGCCGGATTGCCAAAAGGTTGCCTATCAACATAGATGCAGCAGCTATTATTGTGAATGTTAAGATCAGAGAAGGATATTGATGTACGTTTATCTCAACGAAAAGACGCAACATCAATGCAAACATACCACCCTTAGAAACAGTTGCAATAAATGCCGTAACAGGTGCGGGTGCACCCTGGTAAACATCCGGCGTCCAGAGATGAAATGGTACTAATGCCAATTTGAAACCGACGCCGATTATGATCATTGAAAAACCGGTGACCGCTAATATCAAATTGGTATCGGGTGAAGAAATTCTACTTGTAAATTGATTGAAAGCCATTGTTCCTAATCCGCTGTAAACAAGCGCCATTCCGAATAGCAAAAATGCTGCAGATGTTGCAGCAAGCACCAGATATTTTATGCCTCCTTCCAATCCATTTTCATTAGTGCGGAAATATGAGATCAGTACATAAAGAGAAACACTTAAAATTTCCAATCCTAAAAAAAATGAAATAAAATCTATGCTTGCGACAAGCAATGAGGAACCCAATGTAGCAATGAAAAGCAAAATATAAAATTCTTCCTTATCACCTTCATATTGTTCAAAGTAACCGAATGATAAAAGAGTAACAAGAAAACTTGCCGACAGGATAAGTCCGATGTAAAAAAAAGAAAATTTATCAAAAATAAATAGTGGTACTATTGTAACCGGAGCCAAATTTGAAACTAAAATTACCGAAATTAAAGCTAATGCGAATGCGACTAAGCTGAATATATTCACAAACAAATGGCTTCGCTTAACTGAAGCAACAAGCATTATTATTATAGGTGCGGCTGCAACTATAATTAAGGGTAATATTGATTGAAACTCAATCGGGGTCACGTTTAGTCTCCATTATGCAGATTCGATTTTTGGCATGAGTCGATAATCCAGAATTCAGGTTATTCATAATAGATTTGTTATAAGCATTTCCATTTTGAAGTTGATCCTTTTTATTCATATCTAAAACTTCAGTGTTTGATGTTTGAGATTTGAAATTCTGAATGATGTTTTCTATCGAATACTTAGTAGTAGTTAAAAAAGTCTGAGGATAAATGCCAAGCCATGCAATAACAATAATCATTGCACCCATCATAATCATTTCACGAATACCAAAATCACTTATCTTCCATTCCTTTTCTCTCTTGCCATAAAAAACTTTTTGCATAATTCTCAAAGCATATATTGTTGAAGCGATCAGTCCAAATGCAGCAAAGATTGTCAAACCAGCATTCGCCTGGTAAGATCCGGCAAGAATTAAAAACTCAGCTATAAAATTTCCCAGCCCCGGTAAACCAAGTGAAGCTAATGAAAACAAAAGACCAACGCCTGCCATCCTGGGAACTAACTGCCAAAGACCTCCCATCTTGTTTATATCTCTTATATGTAAACGTTCCTGCATTGTGCCGGCAAGTACGAATAATGCGCCGGTGGTGATTCCGTGTGCTAATATTTGCATAACTACACCTTGAAACGCGAGCACATTAAACGCAAAAGCACCGATGAGTATAAACCCCATATGACTTACACTTGTGTATGCCACTAATCGTTTAAAATCAGTTTGTGCAAAAGCAAGTTTAGCCCCGTATAAAATTCCGATAGCTCCGAAGAACATTGCATAGGGAGAAATTGCAGCAGCAGATGACGGGAATAACGGAATAACAAATCTTAACAATCCGTATGCACCGGTTTTTAACAGTAAACCTGCAAGTATAACACTTCCGGCTGTCGGAGCCTCCGTGTGAGCATCAGGCAACCATGCGTGAAACGGAACGGCAGGGAGCTTAACTAAAAATGCGATTAAGAACCCACACATTAAAATGAAAGAGACGGTCGGGCTCAAGATCGTTCCAAGCAATTGCATATAATCAAAAGTATAAATGCCCGTAGCTTTTCCATGTATAAAATAAAGGACAAGAATGGCAAGGAACATCAACAAACCACTTGCCTGCGTAAAGAGAAAGAATTTAAAAGCAGCATAAATTCTATTTTCATGCCCCCATATTCCGATAAGGAAGTACATTGGGATTAGCATTACTTCCCAGAAAAAATAAAATAAGAATAAGTCCAGCGCAAGAAATACTCCGGATATTCCAGCCAGAATCCAAAGTATATTGAAGTGAAAGAAACCAATTCGTTCTGTAATTTCTTTCCATGAAGTAATGACTGAGATAATTCCGAGAAAAATAGTAAGTGCAACAAGGATTAAGCTTAAACCATCAAGTGCTAAGTGAAAATTAATCCCAAACTGCGGAATCCACTCCGTATTTAATTCTATCAACCAGACAGGCGCACGTGAGATTGAAATATTGGCAGAGTATGAAATCCATATAGATATAATAATTATAAAATCGATTATTAGCGTAATAAGAGAAATCCATCTGCAGGCATAACTACTCCATTTGCCAACAAGCCAGGCAAGCAGCCCGCCAATCATCAAAATAATTATTAGCCATGCTAAGATCATATTGCCACCACAATCGTGAAAATTATCACGGCACCGATAACGATTGCCATCGCATACCTGCGTAATTGACCATTCTGAGATACTACAAGAATCTTATTCAAAACTATGCTAAGCCATGCTATAAAAGAATAAACTTTATCAATAAAATCATTTTTATCAATCCTTGCAAAGAAGATTGCGGGAGATACGAAAATGCGATCGTACAGCCAATCAAATCCCCAGCCGTTAAATAAAAATTGAGAGATGGCAGTCTCCTTAAAACGTTCAGTGGCTTTAGAGTTTTTCAGATAAAATTGGTAAGCAAGAAAAACCCCGGCAATAGCTAACAAGGCTGTTAATATCTGGAACAATAATTCCATTCCATCGCCTTCCATTTTAAGCGTAACCACTGGAAGTACAGATTTTAACAATGAAGAAAAAGGTGCAAACCCTCCCAAAGTTTCCGGCATTTCAATAAATCCGCCTAAAATAGAAAGTACCGCTAAAACGATCAACGTAATTTTTATTCTGTTTCCCGGCTTATGGCTTACATGAGTTTTTTGTTCGCCGAAGAAAGTAACGAATACCATTCTGAAAGTATAAATGGAAGTAATAAATGCACCGATTATAGCAATAAGCCACAGCCAGGGACTTCCCTTATCGCTTGACCATGTGTACCAGATGATTGCATCCTTACTGTAAAAACCTGCTGTAATTAATGGTAAAGCTGCCAGGGAAGCGGATGCAATTAAGAATGTCCAATAAGTTACCGGAAGTTTCTTGCGCAATCCTCCCATTTTAAACATGTTATGCTCATGATGGAGTGCATTGATGACGACACCGGCAGCAAGGAATAGAAGAGATTTGAAAAACGCATGAATCATAAAATGAAAAATCCCTGCAGCCCAGGCGCCTATACCGAGAGCAAGAAACATATATCCAATTTGACTTATGGTTGAATAAGCCAGGACTCTTTTTATATCAGTTTGAGTTAATGCGCTGAATCCCGCAATGGAAAGAGTTAAAGCCCCGATTATTGCAACTGCGCTTTGAGCAACAGGAGCTAATTCAAAAAGTGTGTGAGTTCGCGCTATCAAATAAACACCGGCAGTCACCATTGTAGCGGCATGAATGAGTGCGGATACCGGCGAAGGTCCCGCCATTGCATCGGGCAGCCAGGTTTGTAATGGAAGCTGAGCCGATTTACCGAGAGCACCGCCAAGGAGCAGAAATGCTATTAACACCGCAAGCGATGATCCGACAGTCCAATTAGCAGATGCTAATTGAAGAATGTCTTGAATATTCAAAGTATTAAAATGTTTAACGAGCAGAAACAGCCCGATTGCCATTGCAGTATCACCGATGCGGGTAACAATAAAAGCTTTATTAGCAGCGTAAACATTTTCAGGTTCTTTGTACCAGAAGCCGATAAGCAGATAACTGCAGAGACCAACACCTTCCCATCCGAGATAAAGTAACAGAAGATTATCCGCTAACACTAATGTTACCATCGAGCCAATAAACAAGTTCATATACGCGAAAAATCTTGAATAGCCTTCATCATCTTTCATGAACTCAGCGGAATAAAGATGAATAAGAAACCCAACAAATGTAATAGCGAAGATAAAAATTAGCGATAGCCCATCAAGATGAAATGCAATACCGGGATTAAAACCGGAAGTACTCATCCAGATCCATAAGGTTTGATCGAAACGGTTATTAGGAGGCGGTGATGAAATAAAATTAATACCAATTAGGATTGATAAAATCGCAGGCAGCGCAACCGAGCCAACACCAATCCATGCAACAGAAGATCTGT from Candidatus Kuenenia stuttgartiensis carries:
- the nuoL gene encoding NADH-quinone oxidoreductase subunit L, whose translation is MLNLLWLIPAIPFLGFLLLAIFGGRINRSSVAWIGVGSVALPAILSILIGINFISSPPPNNRFDQTLWIWMSTSGFNPGIAFHLDGLSLIFIFAITFVGFLIHLYSAEFMKDDEGYSRFFAYMNLFIGSMVTLVLADNLLLLYLGWEGVGLCSYLLIGFWYKEPENVYAANKAFIVTRIGDTAMAIGLFLLVKHFNTLNIQDILQLASANWTVGSSLAVLIAFLLLGGALGKSAQLPLQTWLPDAMAGPSPVSALIHAATMVTAGVYLIARTHTLFELAPVAQSAVAIIGALTLSIAGFSALTQTDIKRVLAYSTISQIGYMFLALGIGAWAAGIFHFMIHAFFKSLLFLAAGVVINALHHEHNMFKMGGLRKKLPVTYWTFLIASASLAALPLITAGFYSKDAIIWYTWSSDKGSPWLWLIAIIGAFITSIYTFRMVFVTFFGEQKTHVSHKPGNRIKITLIVLAVLSILGGFIEMPETLGGFAPFSSLLKSVLPVVTLKMEGDGMELLFQILTALLAIAGVFLAYQFYLKNSKATERFKETAISQFLFNGWGFDWLYDRIFVSPAIFFARIDKNDFIDKVYSFIAWLSIVLNKILVVSQNGQLRRYAMAIVIGAVIIFTIVVAI